The Populus alba chromosome 6, ASM523922v2, whole genome shotgun sequence genome contains a region encoding:
- the LOC118050258 gene encoding ACT domain-containing protein ACR2, with protein MKNVCWPYFDPDFDNLSERIYGPTCRVCIDNESMEDCTVVKVDSVNKQGLLLEVVQVMTDLNLFISKSYISSDAEWFMDVFHVQDEQGKKLRDQNVINCIQQAIGTTRESTPSPPKARAYTNNVSKAEHSNEHTAIEMSGTDRPGLLSEISATLADLHCNIVEAHAWSHNACLACVAYISDQSSHTPIEDPHRLASIEDHLITVLRANMEPSIGTGPFQIKNREVKTGGFLGGEGTMTNVERRLHQLMLSVRDFDGPRSSSEMNITERGTKMAVSIENCDQKGYSIVSIECKDRPRLMFDTVCTLTDMQYVIFHASVASHDGRAFQEYFIRHDDGYPLNTESEKQRVIKCLEAAIERRVCEGVWLKLCAENRVGLLSDITRVLRENGLAVVRADIATKGKKAVNAFYVRDISGNEVDMGFIKSMKKEMGLIDLEVKNDNKTRRKNISSHERHRFSLGDLLKSQLERFSHNFIAIN; from the exons ATGAAGAATGTTTGTTGGCCTTACTTTGATCCTGATTTTGATAATCTGTCTGAGAGGATATACGGGCCCAC TTGTAGAGTTTGTATTGACAATGAAAGCATGGAAGATTGCACGGTAGTGAAGGTGGATAGCGTAAATAAGCAGGGCCTCCTCCTGGAGGTTGTGCAAGTTATGACAGATTTGAATCTCTTCATCTCAAAAAGCTATATTTCCTCTGATGCCGAGTGGTTCATGGATG TTTTTCATGTACAAGATGAGCAAGGCAAGAAACTTAGAGATCAAAATGTTATTAACTGTATCCAGCAG GCTATAGGAACAACAAGGGAGAGTACCCCGAGTCCCCCTAAAGCAAGAGCATATACCAACAATGTTTCCAAAGCCGAACATTCAAACGAGCATACGGCCATTGAAATGTCAGGAACCGATAGGCCTGGACTCCTCTCCGAGATATCAGCTACCTTGGCAGATCTTCATTGCAACATTGTGGAAGCCCATGCTTGGAGCCACAATGCTTGCTTAGCTTGTGTCGCATACATTTCCGATCAATCCTCTCACACCCCAATCGAAGACCCCCACCGCTTAGCCTCCATCGAGGATCATCTAATCACAGTGCTCCGTGCCAACATGGAGCCAAGCATTGGTACTGGACCATTCCAAATCAAGAATCGAGAAGTGAAAACCGGGGGATTTCTCGGAGGGGAAGGCACCATGACCAACGTAGAAAGGAGGTTGCATCAACTCATGCTTTCAGTAAGGGATTTTGACGGGCCTAGAAGCTCATCCGAAATGAATATCACCGAAAGAGGGACGAAGATGGCTGTTTCGATCGAGAATTGTGACCAAAAAGGGTATTCAATTGTTAGCATAGAGTGCAAGGATCGGCCAAGGCTCATGTTCGATACCGTATGCACACTAACTGACATGCAATATGTGATTTTCCATGCTTCAGTTGCCTCTCATGATGGCCGTGCATTCCAA GAATACTTTATTCGACATGACGATGGATATCCACTTAACACAGAAAGTGAGAAACAACGAGTAATAAAATGCCTAGAGGCTGCCATAGAGCGTCGGGTTTGTGAG GGTGTTTGGCTGAAGTTATGTGCAGAAAATAGAGTCGGGCTACTATCGGACATAACTAGGGTTCTCCGAGAAAACGGACTTGCGGTCGTTCGAGCAGATATAgcaacaaaaggaaagaaagcagTGAATGCTTTCTATGTAAGAGACATCTCAGGGAATGAAGTTGATATGGGATTCATCAAGTcaatgaagaaagaaatgggTCTCATTGATCTTGAAGTCAAGAATGATAACAAaacgagaagaaaaaatattagctcACATGAAAGGCATCGTTTCTCTCTTGGAGACTTGCTCAAATCACAACTTGAACGATTTTCTCACAACTTTAttgcaataaattaa
- the LOC118050257 gene encoding pectinesterase → MTEANQYNISISKKKKKLILAIFASFLLVAAIIAVVTVVNPHKNSTRNDAADHAKLVKSTFSKNDFLLQVNRSIDAAQSNKVALSKKLATSNKLDVRQTTAINDCLKNNDRVVTDLEKVFAGVKVDTGKKPLQPKADQDLNTKFASCMSGVNSCLDGFSHSKQDKKVREALSGIVDVKGECKKALEMIKSEPTADRATGLKTTDRKLKEDNDSNEGGAEWLSVTDRRLFQLSSLTPDVVVAADGSGDYKTVSAAVAAARKYSSKRYIIRIKAGVYRENVEVPKEKSNIMFLGDGRKTTIITGSRNVVGGSTTYHSATVAVEGQGFLARDITFQNTAGPSKYQAVALRVESDFAAFYKCGMVGYQNTLYVHSNRQFFRNCFIAGTIDFIFGNAAAVFQDCDIRARRPNPGQTITITAQGRSDPTQNTGIVIQKCRIGVTSDLHPVRSNFSAYLGRPWKEYARTVIMQSSISDVIHPAGWNGLKGRFALSTLSFAEYENSGAGAGTSERVTWEGYKMITSATEAQGFTPRNFIAGSSWLKSTTFPFSLDL, encoded by the exons aaaagaaactcatCCTAGCTATTTTTGCTTCCTTCTTACTAGTTGCCGCTATAATTGCCGTTGTCACTGTTGTAAATCCACACAAAAACTCCACCCGAAATGATGCTGCTGATCATGCCAAACTCGTCAAATCGACCTTTTCAAAGAATGATTTTCTACTACAAGTAAACCGCAGTATAGATGCTGCTCAAAGCAACAAGGTGGCTTTGTCTAAGAAACTTGCCACCAGTAACAAATTAGATGTTCGACAAACGACTGCTATCAATgattgtttgaaaaataatgataGGGTTGTTACTGATTTGGAAAAGGTTTTTGCGGGTGTCAAAGTCGACACCGGAAAGAAACCTCTTCAACCAAAAGCTGATCAGGATCTCAACACCAAATTCGCTTCTTGCATGAGCGGCGTAAACTCATGCTTGGATGGTTTCTCTCATTCAAAACAAGATAAGAAGGTGCGTGAAGCTTTGTCTGGTATAGTTGACGTTAAAGGGGAATGTAAAAAGGCACTGGAAATGATTAAGAGCGAGCCAACCGCCGACAGGGCAACTGGGCTTAAGACCACAGACAGGAAACTCAAGGAGGACAATGATAGTAATGAAGGGGGGGCAGAGTGGTTGTCAGTAACCGATAGACGGCTGTTTCAATTATCATCGTTGACTCCAGATGTGGTGGTGGCAGCTGATGGCAGTGGGGACTATAAGACAGTATCAGCTGCGGTTGCTGCTGCACGCAAGTACAGCAGCAAGAGGTACATTATTAGAATCAAGGCAGGCGTTTACAGAGAAAACGTGGAGGTACCGAAGGAGAAGAGTAACATCATGTTTCTTGGAGATGGAAGAAAAACGACTATCATTACAGGGAGCAGGAATGTGGTTGGTGGCAGCACAACCTACCATTCAGCCACAGTTG CCGTGGAGGGCCAAGGATTCCTAGCCAGGGACATAACCTTCCAGAACACAGCTGGTCCCTCCAAGTACCAAGCCGTGGCACTGCGGGTTGAGTCTGACTTTGCAGCTTTCTACAAGTGTGGCATGGTGGGCTATCAAAACACCCTCTATGTCCACTCAAATCGTCAGTTCTTCAGAAACTGCTTCATTGCAGGCACAATCGATTTCATTTTCGGCAACGCAGCTGCTGTTTTCCAGGACTGTGACATCCGTGCTCGCCGTCCCAATCCAGGCCAGACAATCACAATAACCGCCCAAGGGAGGAGTGATCCTACTCAAAACACTGGTATTGTGATTCAGAAATGTAGGATCGGTGTCACTTCTGATCTACATCCTGTCAGGAGCAATTTCTCAGCGTATCTTGGCAGACCCTGGAAGGAGTATGCAAGGACTGTTATCATGCAGTCATCCATAAGTGACGTGATACACCCAGCCGGATGGAATGGGTTGAAGGGTCGCTTTGCGCTCAGCACATTATCGTTTGCAGAGTATGAGAACAGCGGGGCTGGTGCTGGAACCTCTGAGAGGGTTACTTGGGAAGGATACAAGATGATCACCAGTGCAACTGAAGCTCAAGGTTTTACTCCTCGCAATTTCATTGCTGGCAGTAGCTGGTTGAAATCCACTACTTTCCCATTCTCTCTAGATCTCTAA